Proteins encoded within one genomic window of Episyrphus balteatus chromosome 1, idEpiBalt1.1, whole genome shotgun sequence:
- the LOC129907227 gene encoding gamma-secretase subunit pen-2 produces MDISKVPHEKKLYLCRWYFKAGFALLPFVWAINFCWFFSEAFRKPAYKEQADIKRYVIYSGLGAILWLIAIIAWVSVFQSKRAEWGATADYISFIIPLGKA; encoded by the exons atggaTATTTCTAAAGTACCCCACGAAAAGAAACTCTACTTGTGCCGATGGTATTTCAAAG CTGGCTTCGCTTTACTCCCCTTTGTTTGGGCAATAAACTTTTGTTGGTTCTTCTCTGAGGCATTCCGTAAACCAGCTTATAAAGAACAAGCTGATATTAAACGAT ATGTGATTTACTCAGGCTTAGGAGCAATTCTCTGGCTAATTGCAATCATCGCTTGGGTTTCGGTATTCCAATCGAAACGTGCCGAATGGGGAGCAACAGCCGACTACATAAGTTTTATCATTCCTTTAGGAAAAGCATAA
- the LOC129907223 gene encoding transmembrane protein 177, producing MNKQKPPKRTLAYFTTPFGRKLVFFAAGTTTVGLFLGNFLPHTFLLNKYQEFVQCYKDGIVRRVPDVIEARLEKAMNILDVAPYERRILKPFVVYGFDMFTAGSTKSKYGGLIGIPTNYSYTSIDTIDRSEIRFRNEQIKWGSESGQMLQEALVLTEDEQIFGMCKAILQLQTQRVMLNAVFPSVSFMAVYSVGNYLNHKLNLLAKPLSLRLMMYTFLGLFGVGSWSFMKDYNQVLYDTSSDKKLSALGPEFVDAGVRYYDKLLKKNMALRALIGDDTYTSKGNENFYLRQKSLPLTIHKAFFEEEWKKLKGEKQEQVAQ from the exons ATGAATAAACAAAAGCCTCCAAAACGTACACTCGCCTACTTCACCACCCCATTTGGCCGAAAACTAGTTTTCTTTGCTGCCGGTACAACTACAGTCGGTCTGTTCCTCGGGAACTTTTTACCACACACATTCTTATTGAACAAATATCAGGAATTTGTTCAATGTTACAA AGATGGCATAGTCCGTCGTGTTCCCGATGTCATCGAAGCACGACTCGAAAAAGCAATGAACATTCTTGATGTTGCACCTTACGAACGAAGAATTCTAAAGCCATTTGTTGTCTATGGATTTGATATGTTCACAGCAGGATCAACAAAATCCAAATACGGTGGCTTGATTGGCATCCCAACAAACTACTCGTACACTTCCATCGACACCATCGATCGAAGTGAGATTCGTTTCCGTAACGAACAAATCAAATGGGGCTCGGAAAGTGGCCAAATGTTGCAAGAAGCACTTGTTCTCACAGAGGACGAACAAATATTTGGAATGTGCAAGGCTATTCTGCAATTACAAACCCAAAGGGTTATGTTGAATGCGGTCTTTCCAAGTGTCTCTTTCATGGCTGTATACAGTGTGGGAAACTACCTTAATCACAAGTTGAACTTGTTGGCAAAACCACTTTCG CTTCGTTTAATGATGTACACGTTCTTGGGACTCTTTGGTGTCGGAAGTTGGTCATTCATGAAGGATTACAACCAAGTTCTCTACGACACATCTTCCGACAAGAAATTGAGTGCCTTGGGACCTGAATTTGTCGATGCTGGAGTTCGTTACTATGACAAACTTTTGAAGAAGAATATGGCCTTGAGGGCGCTAATTGGTGACGACACCTACACATCAAAGGGAAATGAGAATTTCTACTTGCGACAAAAGAGTCTGCCTTTGACAATTCACAAAGCATTCTTTGAGGAAGAATGGAAAAAACTGAAAGGAGAAAAACAAGAACAAGTTGCAcagtaa